One window from the genome of Longimicrobiaceae bacterium encodes:
- a CDS encoding serine hydrolase domain-containing protein, with protein MRIVAALTLLACVACGAGEPTRPGADAAQAASDSAFVAALRAQLAADTEAGQFSGAVLVARDGRTLFEGAYGLADRERGVPNTTLTQFRVGSMYKMLTAVAALQFVQAGTLRLDAPLGTYLPDYPNAEVRSKVTPHHLLTHTGGTGDIFGPQFMAHRSELRNTEDYLRLYGTRGLQFEPGTQWKYSNYGFLLLGALIERVSGTSYDDHVAARVLAPAGMTATSTAPEDSLVPGRAVGYTRQLVPGALVSNAPTLPYRGTPAGGGYSTVGDFARFAVAVRERRLLDSAHTTLLLAGKVAAGQGTQYAYGFIDRVVGGRRFVGHSGGAAGMSGVLEFEPNGGYVVVVLSNFDPPAATQVATFIRDRLPATPAGGGN; from the coding sequence ATGCGGATCGTTGCTGCCCTGACCCTGCTGGCCTGCGTCGCGTGCGGCGCTGGCGAGCCCACCAGACCCGGAGCGGATGCCGCCCAGGCGGCGAGCGACTCGGCCTTCGTGGCCGCGCTCCGCGCGCAGCTCGCGGCCGACACGGAGGCTGGCCAGTTCTCCGGCGCCGTGCTCGTCGCCCGCGACGGGCGCACGCTGTTCGAGGGCGCCTACGGCCTCGCGGATCGGGAGCGGGGCGTCCCGAACACGACGCTCACGCAGTTCCGCGTCGGGTCGATGTACAAGATGCTGACCGCGGTCGCGGCGCTGCAGTTCGTGCAGGCCGGAACGCTGCGCCTCGACGCGCCGCTCGGCACATACCTCCCGGACTACCCCAACGCGGAGGTGAGATCGAAGGTGACGCCTCACCACCTGCTCACCCACACCGGCGGCACGGGCGACATCTTCGGGCCGCAGTTCATGGCGCACCGGTCCGAGCTCCGCAACACGGAGGATTACCTCCGGCTCTACGGCACGCGCGGGCTGCAGTTCGAGCCGGGGACGCAGTGGAAGTACAGCAACTACGGCTTCCTGCTCCTCGGCGCCCTCATCGAGCGAGTGAGCGGGACGAGCTACGACGACCACGTCGCGGCGCGCGTGCTCGCGCCGGCGGGGATGACGGCGACCAGCACGGCGCCCGAGGACTCGCTCGTGCCCGGGCGGGCGGTCGGCTACACGCGACAGCTGGTGCCCGGCGCGCTCGTGTCGAACGCGCCGACGCTGCCGTACCGCGGCACGCCCGCGGGGGGCGGGTACTCCACCGTGGGGGACTTCGCGCGCTTCGCCGTCGCGGTTCGGGAGCGCCGACTCCTGGATTCGGCGCACACGACGCTGCTCCTGGCCGGGAAGGTCGCGGCCGGCCAGGGGACGCAGTACGCGTACGGGTTCATCGACCGCGTCGTGGGCGGGCGGCGATTCGTCGGGCACAGCGGGGGCGCGGCGGGGATGAGCGGCGTCCTCGAGTTCGAGCCGAACGGCGGGTACGTGGTCGTCGTGTTGTCGAACTTCGACCCGCCCGCGGCGACACAGGTGGCGACCTTCATCCGCGACCGCCTGCCGGCCACGCCCGCGGGAGGCGGCAATTGA